DNA from Thermococcus argininiproducens:
CATTTTTCTTCACCCCTCTAATATGTAATAGAGAATACTTACCAAGAGGAAGGTTGGAATGCTTGAACCCAACTTAAAGCCAAGTTCACTTAGCAGGGGAATGTAAATCCCGAAAAGACCTTCTATGGCAAGTCCCATGTAAAATGCGAATCCAATCGCCCATATGAGTATAGCTTTGGTATTATAACCTGCGAATTTTCCATTTTCATCGAGAAGTTCTGCTGCGTTGTATTCTTTTTTAACGAGAAAGTAGTCTGTTATCATTATTGCTGCTAGCGAAACAAAGGCGCCACCAATAAGAAGTAAGAAGCTTTCGTATTGTTCCATTGGGAAGACTAGAGCAAGGATAGTTCCAAGGCTTCCAACAAGTAAAACCTGTTTCTTTGCATTGGCTTTTGGAGAAATGTTTTTGTAAGTTATTGCGGCAGAGTAAACATCGAGGAAAGTGGTTGTTACCGTGGAGAATATAATTATTAGCATTGCAGGGATCCCAATTCCATACGCTGCTATGATTCCGATTGGGTCTCCTTCTCCAATTGCCATGTTTGTTAGGGCTCCTACAAAATAGAAGAGGCTCGATGGGATGAAGTACCCAAGATAAGTACCCCAAAATGCTGCGTTTTTATTTTTGGCAAATCTTGAGTAATCAGCTATTAATG
Protein-coding regions in this window:
- the cytX gene encoding putative hydroxymethylpyrimidine transporter CytX, with the protein product MEGGYDIKPVERDRRTFSLLTLLAIWFGAGISIAEFWAGALLTPALSLGMALLVVLIGHILGNTIMGLIALEGEKTGLPTMVLSRASLGIKGSILPSILNYLQLIGWTAIMLIVGANAMNTVAESLGVDNYALWVILLGLLVTGWTYIGPKNWEKLEKIAALLLLALSLWLTYVTLQRFSFTQLLSKPSTGEIGAMLGLDLVIAMPLSWAPLIADYSRFAKNKNAAFWGTYLGYFIPSSLFYFVGALTNMAIGEGDPIGIIAAYGIGIPAMLIIIFSTVTTTFLDVYSAAITYKNISPKANAKKQVLLVGSLGTILALVFPMEQYESFLLLIGGAFVSLAAIMITDYFLVKKEYNAAELLDENGKFAGYNTKAILIWAIGFAFYMGLAIEGLFGIYIPLLSELGFKLGSSIPTFLLVSILYYILEG